The following are from one region of the Capsicum annuum cultivar UCD-10X-F1 chromosome 1, UCD10Xv1.1, whole genome shotgun sequence genome:
- the LOC107877567 gene encoding zinc finger A20 and AN1 domain-containing stress-associated protein 8 isoform X2 — MHLISTYSPLATKENGREEKRRGEQNNGIFRNFILQKHNLSLFLSVSLSDLNLLCVCGCRCVDNMEHDDTGCQPPPEGPILCINNCGFFGSAANMNMCSKCYKDMVLKQEQAKLAVSSIGNLVNGSSSSEKGMIVVGPVDVQPDSIEAKSIALPSSQTSSSSDVAEVKAKVGPNRCGTCKKKVGITGFKCRCCNLYCGAHRYSDKHDCQFDYRLAAQNAIAKANPVVKAEKLDKI, encoded by the exons ATGCACCTAATCAGTACGTATTCTCCGTTGGCAACAAAAGAGAAtggaagagaagagaagagaagaggagAACAAAACAACGGAATTTTCCGTAATTTCATTCTCCAAAAACAcaatctctctctttttctctctgtCTCGCTCAGCGATCTTAATCTTTTATGTG TTTGTGGCTGCAG GTGTGTTGACAATATGGAGCATGATGACACGGGATGCCAACCCCCTCCGGAAGGCCCTATTCTGTGTATTAACAACTGTGGCTTCTTCGGAAGTGCTGCGAACATGAACATGTGCTCCAAGTGTTACAAAGATATGGTACTGAAACAAGAACAAGCTAAGCTTGCTGTATCATCTATTGGAAACCTTGTCAATGGATCGTCTTCCAGTGAGAAGGGAATGATCGTTGTTGGCCCTGTAGATGTGCAACCTGATTCTATTGAAGCAAAGTCAATAGCTTTGCCATCATCTCAAACTTCAAGCTCTAGTGATGTGGCCGAAGTAAAGGCTAAAGTGGGTCCTAACCGCTGCGGCACTTGTAAAAAAAAGGTTGGCATCACTGGTTTCAAATGTCGCTGCTGTAACCTTTATTGTGGAGCACACCGCTACTCAGATAAACATGACTGCCAGTTTGATTACCGCTTGGCTGCTCAGAATGCAATAGCAAAGGCCAACCCTGTTGTTAAAGCAGAAAAACTTGACAAGATCTAG
- the LOC107877567 gene encoding zinc finger A20 and AN1 domain-containing stress-associated protein 8 isoform X1 codes for MHLISTYSPLATKENGREEKRRGEQNNGIFRNFILQKHNLSLFLSVSLSDLNLLCGQFLKSFSSYSYQNSFCCVCGSVDYLKNFGCVDNMEHDDTGCQPPPEGPILCINNCGFFGSAANMNMCSKCYKDMVLKQEQAKLAVSSIGNLVNGSSSSEKGMIVVGPVDVQPDSIEAKSIALPSSQTSSSSDVAEVKAKVGPNRCGTCKKKVGITGFKCRCCNLYCGAHRYSDKHDCQFDYRLAAQNAIAKANPVVKAEKLDKI; via the exons ATGCACCTAATCAGTACGTATTCTCCGTTGGCAACAAAAGAGAAtggaagagaagagaagagaagaggagAACAAAACAACGGAATTTTCCGTAATTTCATTCTCCAAAAACAcaatctctctctttttctctctgtCTCGCTCAGCGATCTTAATCTTTTATGTGGTCAGTTCTTAAAGTCCTTTTCCTCCTATTCGTATCAAAATTCCTTTTGCTGTGTTTGTGGATCTGTAGATTACTTGAAGAATTTTGG GTGTGTTGACAATATGGAGCATGATGACACGGGATGCCAACCCCCTCCGGAAGGCCCTATTCTGTGTATTAACAACTGTGGCTTCTTCGGAAGTGCTGCGAACATGAACATGTGCTCCAAGTGTTACAAAGATATGGTACTGAAACAAGAACAAGCTAAGCTTGCTGTATCATCTATTGGAAACCTTGTCAATGGATCGTCTTCCAGTGAGAAGGGAATGATCGTTGTTGGCCCTGTAGATGTGCAACCTGATTCTATTGAAGCAAAGTCAATAGCTTTGCCATCATCTCAAACTTCAAGCTCTAGTGATGTGGCCGAAGTAAAGGCTAAAGTGGGTCCTAACCGCTGCGGCACTTGTAAAAAAAAGGTTGGCATCACTGGTTTCAAATGTCGCTGCTGTAACCTTTATTGTGGAGCACACCGCTACTCAGATAAACATGACTGCCAGTTTGATTACCGCTTGGCTGCTCAGAATGCAATAGCAAAGGCCAACCCTGTTGTTAAAGCAGAAAAACTTGACAAGATCTAG
- the LOC107877567 gene encoding zinc finger A20 and AN1 domain-containing stress-associated protein 8 isoform X6: protein MWCVDNMEHDDTGCQPPPEGPILCINNCGFFGSAANMNMCSKCYKDMVLKQEQAKLAVSSIGNLVNGSSSSEKGMIVVGPVDVQPDSIEAKSIALPSSQTSSSSDVAEVKAKVGPNRCGTCKKKVGITGFKCRCCNLYCGAHRYSDKHDCQFDYRLAAQNAIAKANPVVKAEKLDKI, encoded by the exons ATGTG GTGTGTTGACAATATGGAGCATGATGACACGGGATGCCAACCCCCTCCGGAAGGCCCTATTCTGTGTATTAACAACTGTGGCTTCTTCGGAAGTGCTGCGAACATGAACATGTGCTCCAAGTGTTACAAAGATATGGTACTGAAACAAGAACAAGCTAAGCTTGCTGTATCATCTATTGGAAACCTTGTCAATGGATCGTCTTCCAGTGAGAAGGGAATGATCGTTGTTGGCCCTGTAGATGTGCAACCTGATTCTATTGAAGCAAAGTCAATAGCTTTGCCATCATCTCAAACTTCAAGCTCTAGTGATGTGGCCGAAGTAAAGGCTAAAGTGGGTCCTAACCGCTGCGGCACTTGTAAAAAAAAGGTTGGCATCACTGGTTTCAAATGTCGCTGCTGTAACCTTTATTGTGGAGCACACCGCTACTCAGATAAACATGACTGCCAGTTTGATTACCGCTTGGCTGCTCAGAATGCAATAGCAAAGGCCAACCCTGTTGTTAAAGCAGAAAAACTTGACAAGATCTAG
- the LOC107877567 gene encoding zinc finger A20 and AN1 domain-containing stress-associated protein 8 isoform X3 has translation MKGFMDSCLFTMWMTSSGCVDNMEHDDTGCQPPPEGPILCINNCGFFGSAANMNMCSKCYKDMVLKQEQAKLAVSSIGNLVNGSSSSEKGMIVVGPVDVQPDSIEAKSIALPSSQTSSSSDVAEVKAKVGPNRCGTCKKKVGITGFKCRCCNLYCGAHRYSDKHDCQFDYRLAAQNAIAKANPVVKAEKLDKI, from the exons ATG AAGGGCTTCATGGATTCTTGCTTGTTTACAATGTGGATGACTTCCTCCGG GTGTGTTGACAATATGGAGCATGATGACACGGGATGCCAACCCCCTCCGGAAGGCCCTATTCTGTGTATTAACAACTGTGGCTTCTTCGGAAGTGCTGCGAACATGAACATGTGCTCCAAGTGTTACAAAGATATGGTACTGAAACAAGAACAAGCTAAGCTTGCTGTATCATCTATTGGAAACCTTGTCAATGGATCGTCTTCCAGTGAGAAGGGAATGATCGTTGTTGGCCCTGTAGATGTGCAACCTGATTCTATTGAAGCAAAGTCAATAGCTTTGCCATCATCTCAAACTTCAAGCTCTAGTGATGTGGCCGAAGTAAAGGCTAAAGTGGGTCCTAACCGCTGCGGCACTTGTAAAAAAAAGGTTGGCATCACTGGTTTCAAATGTCGCTGCTGTAACCTTTATTGTGGAGCACACCGCTACTCAGATAAACATGACTGCCAGTTTGATTACCGCTTGGCTGCTCAGAATGCAATAGCAAAGGCCAACCCTGTTGTTAAAGCAGAAAAACTTGACAAGATCTAG
- the LOC107877567 gene encoding zinc finger A20 and AN1 domain-containing stress-associated protein 8 isoform X5, which produces MEAWCVDNMEHDDTGCQPPPEGPILCINNCGFFGSAANMNMCSKCYKDMVLKQEQAKLAVSSIGNLVNGSSSSEKGMIVVGPVDVQPDSIEAKSIALPSSQTSSSSDVAEVKAKVGPNRCGTCKKKVGITGFKCRCCNLYCGAHRYSDKHDCQFDYRLAAQNAIAKANPVVKAEKLDKI; this is translated from the exons ATGGAGGCATG GTGTGTTGACAATATGGAGCATGATGACACGGGATGCCAACCCCCTCCGGAAGGCCCTATTCTGTGTATTAACAACTGTGGCTTCTTCGGAAGTGCTGCGAACATGAACATGTGCTCCAAGTGTTACAAAGATATGGTACTGAAACAAGAACAAGCTAAGCTTGCTGTATCATCTATTGGAAACCTTGTCAATGGATCGTCTTCCAGTGAGAAGGGAATGATCGTTGTTGGCCCTGTAGATGTGCAACCTGATTCTATTGAAGCAAAGTCAATAGCTTTGCCATCATCTCAAACTTCAAGCTCTAGTGATGTGGCCGAAGTAAAGGCTAAAGTGGGTCCTAACCGCTGCGGCACTTGTAAAAAAAAGGTTGGCATCACTGGTTTCAAATGTCGCTGCTGTAACCTTTATTGTGGAGCACACCGCTACTCAGATAAACATGACTGCCAGTTTGATTACCGCTTGGCTGCTCAGAATGCAATAGCAAAGGCCAACCCTGTTGTTAAAGCAGAAAAACTTGACAAGATCTAG
- the LOC107877567 gene encoding zinc finger A20 and AN1 domain-containing stress-associated protein 8 isoform X4, translating into MGFMDSCLFTMWMTSSGCVDNMEHDDTGCQPPPEGPILCINNCGFFGSAANMNMCSKCYKDMVLKQEQAKLAVSSIGNLVNGSSSSEKGMIVVGPVDVQPDSIEAKSIALPSSQTSSSSDVAEVKAKVGPNRCGTCKKKVGITGFKCRCCNLYCGAHRYSDKHDCQFDYRLAAQNAIAKANPVVKAEKLDKI; encoded by the exons ATG GGCTTCATGGATTCTTGCTTGTTTACAATGTGGATGACTTCCTCCGG GTGTGTTGACAATATGGAGCATGATGACACGGGATGCCAACCCCCTCCGGAAGGCCCTATTCTGTGTATTAACAACTGTGGCTTCTTCGGAAGTGCTGCGAACATGAACATGTGCTCCAAGTGTTACAAAGATATGGTACTGAAACAAGAACAAGCTAAGCTTGCTGTATCATCTATTGGAAACCTTGTCAATGGATCGTCTTCCAGTGAGAAGGGAATGATCGTTGTTGGCCCTGTAGATGTGCAACCTGATTCTATTGAAGCAAAGTCAATAGCTTTGCCATCATCTCAAACTTCAAGCTCTAGTGATGTGGCCGAAGTAAAGGCTAAAGTGGGTCCTAACCGCTGCGGCACTTGTAAAAAAAAGGTTGGCATCACTGGTTTCAAATGTCGCTGCTGTAACCTTTATTGTGGAGCACACCGCTACTCAGATAAACATGACTGCCAGTTTGATTACCGCTTGGCTGCTCAGAATGCAATAGCAAAGGCCAACCCTGTTGTTAAAGCAGAAAAACTTGACAAGATCTAG